One Salvia splendens isolate huo1 chromosome 12, SspV2, whole genome shotgun sequence genomic window carries:
- the LOC121759716 gene encoding alpha-galactosidase 1-like, with protein MEKASLPLKAWWISLLLLLTITLTVRADRRNLLANGLAATPPMGWSSWNHFGCFIDEKIIRETADALVSTGLAKLGYKFVNIDDCWAEISRDEKGSLVPKNSTFPSGVKALADYVHSKGLKLGIYSDAGYFTCSKKMPGSLGHEEHDAKTFAKWGIDYLKYDNCNNDGSKPTVRYPVMTRALMNAGHPIFFSLCEWGDMHPALWGASMGNSWRTTNDIADNWDSMISRADQNEVYAEYARPGGWNDPDMLEVGNGGMTKDEYIIHFSLWAISKAPLLVGCDVRNVTKETMEIIANKEVIGVNQDKLGVQGKKVRMEGDLEVWAGPLSGYRVAVVLLNRGPQQHREMTARWDDIGIPPGSTVMARDLWQHKTLKQRFVDVLTATVDSHACKMYILKPIS; from the exons ATGGAGAAGGCATCACTTCCACTTAAGGCATGGTGGATAAGCTTACTGCTTCTGCTTACCATCACTCTTACCGTTCGTGCTGATAGACGGAATCTGCTCGCTAATGGCCTCGCCGCTACTCCCCCTATGGG GTGGAGTAGTTGGAACCATTTTGGCTGTTTTATCGATGAGAAAATTATTAGAGAAACTG CTGATGCTCTTGTCTCGACTGGCCTAGCAAAGCTCGGATATAAATTCGTTAACATCG ATGATTGCTGGGCTGAAATCTCTCGAGACGAAAAG GGTAGCCTAGTGCCTAAGAACTCCACATTTCCTTCTGGTGTTAAGGCTTTGGCCGACTACGTCCATAGCAAGGGACTTAAGTTGGGAATATACTCTGATGCTGG CTATTTCACATGTAGCAAGAAAATGCCTGGTTCACTTGGGCATGAGGAGCATGATGCCAAAACCTTTGCTAAATGG GGCATAGATTATCTGAAGTATGATAACTGTAACAACGACGGATCAAAGCCAACAGTCAG ATATCCAGTCATGACAAGAGCTCTCATGAACGCTGGCCACCCTATCTTTTTCTCATTGTGTGAATG GGGAGACATGCACCCGGCCTTGTGGGGTGCGAGCATGGGAAACAGTTGGAGAACCACAAACGACATTGCTGATAACTGGGATAG CATGATCTCTCGAGCAGACCAGAACGAGGTCTATGCAGAATATGCCAGACCGGGTGGCTGGAACG ATCCTGACATGCTTGAGGTTGGCAATGGAGGAATGACCAAAGATGAGTACATAATCCATTTCAGTCTATGGGCTATTTCCAAG GCACCACTTCTCGTTGGTTGTGATGTGAGAAACGTGACGAAAGAAACAATGGAAATTATAGCAAATAAGGAAGTGATAGGCGTTAACCAAG ATAAGCTAGGTGTTCAAGGGAAGAAGGTCAGAATGGAGGGAGATCTAGAG GTATGGGCAGGGCCTCTTTCGGGGTACAGAGTAGCGGTGGTGTTGCTCAACCGGGGGCCTCAGCAGCATAGGGAGATGACTGCTCGTTGGGACGACATCGGTATCCCTCCAGGCAGCACTGTGATGGCAAGAGACCTGTGGCAGCACAAGACATTGAAGCAGAGATTTGTGGATGTATTGACAGCAACAGTGGATTCTCATGCATGCAAGATGTACATACTCAAGCCCATATCTTGA
- the LOC121758950 gene encoding katanin p80 WD40 repeat-containing subunit B1 homolog KTN80.4-like has product MTTTTKRAYKLQEFVAHSVSVNCLKIGRKSSRVLVTGGEDHKVNLWAIGKPNAILSLSGHSSGVDSVSFDSSEVLVAAGAASGTVKLWDLEEAKIIRTLTGHRSNCISLDFHPSGEFFASGSLDTNLKIWDLRRKGCIHTYKGHTRGVNAIRFTPDGRWVVSGGEDNTVKLWDLTAGKLLHDFKCHEGQVQSIDFHPHEFLLATGSADKTVKFWDLETFELIGSTTPETSGVRCMTFNPDGRTLLCGLHENLKVFSWEPIRSHDTVDVGWSKLSDMNVHEGKLLGCSYNQSCVGVWVVDISRTEPYAIGKTARITGDTDAKSNSSGSSDDNVKANLGRLSISNNADPVKETRSLTRLSVPQNSDKDSKSSASTLSTHQKSNISVVPKTMQINAPAVSSATNPKRQAAKPQSVANILFNRSDVIPVIVPRNNPRAEQVTEFRKEDGPVKAAPLHLSKTSDVRKIINTRDVLERTNVPTQSDNEPPKSMDSNAPDTTFSTSVKNSISGLVADRKARDDKPMISRRIDTNAAIDTLVRYQHESYEFRGNNMSTEASHVEGQRGGRTHLILSNWEQKGRNSYRPGLASGNISGRLNARSYPSPYENESVSASDEDTIADLIERHDQFVGSMRSRLGKLQVVLNYWRRHDIRGALSAISKMGDQSVLADVMSLLAEKTDVVTLDICSCLLPLLTGLVESDIDRHQDIALDLLIKLVRVFGSVIYSSLSAHAPVGIDIEAEQRIERCNLCYVELEKLKCSLPALSRRGGNIGKSAQELNLALQEIS; this is encoded by the exons ATGACTACCACCACCAAACGTGCTTACAAGCTAC AGGAATTTGTAGCTCATTCTGTAAGTGTAAACTGCCTAAAGATTGGAAGGAAATCATCAAGGGTTCTTGTGACTGGAGGAGAAGATCACAAGGTCAATCTCTGGGCTATTGGCAAGCCGAATGCCATACTG AGTTTGTCCGGCCATTCCAGTGGAGTAGATTCAGTTAGCTTTGATTCATCGGAGGTTTTGGTTGCTGCTGGAGCAGCTAGTGGTACTGTTAAGCTTTGGGATTTGGAGGAGGCTAAGA TCATACGCACCCTCACTGGTCACCGCTCCAATTGCATATCCTTGGACTTTCATCCCTCTGGAGAGTTCTTTGCATCTGGTTCCCTGGACACAAATCTCAAAATATGGGATCTCAGAAGGAAGGGGTGTATACACACTTACAAGGGTCATACTCGCGGAGTTAACGCGATTAGGTTTACTCCCGACGGGCGGTGGGTTGTTTCTGGTGGAGAGGACAACACTGTGAAG CTATGGGATTTAACTGCTGGAAAGCTTTTGCATGATTTTAAATGTCATGAAGGCCAAGTTCAATCCATCGATTTCCATCCGCATGAGTTTTTGCTGGCAACAG GCTCAGCTGATAAAACTGTAAAATTCTGGGATCTTGAAACTTTTGAGCTGATTGGATCAACTACACCTGAG ACCTCCGGAGTACGCTGTATGACCTTCAATCCTGATGGGAGAACACTGCTTTGCGGCTTGCATGAGAATTTGAAA GTTTTCTCGTGGGAACCAATAAGAAGTCATGATACTGTAGACGTGGGCTGGTCTAAATTATCAGACATGAATGTCCATGAAGGAAAGCTTCTAGGATGTTCTTATAATCAGAGTTGTGTTGGAGTTTGGGTTGTAGACATTTCG CGGACTGAACCATATGCAATTGGAAAAACTGCTCGAATAACTGGTGATACTGATGCAAAATCGAATTCTAGTGGTTCATCAGACGATAATGTGAAGGCAAATTTGGGCAGGCTTTCTATTTCAAATAATGCTGATCCGGTGAAGGAAACCAGATCTCTCACGAGGCTCTCTGTCCCACAGAATTCAGATAAGGATTCTAAATCAAGTGCAT CTACTCTGAGCACTCATCAAAAGTCAAATATCAGTGTTGTTCCAAAGACAATGCAGATTAATGCACCAGCAGTTTCCAGTGCAACAAATCCAAAGCGGCAAGCTGCAAAGCCCCAATCAGTAGCGAATATCTTATTCAACAGATCTGATGTAATACCTGTGATTGTGCCAAGAAATAATCCTAGAGCTGAGCAAGTTACAGAATTTAGAAAAGAAGATGGTCCAGTTAAGGCTGCACCTTTACATTTATCCAAAACTTCTGATGTTCGTAAAATTATCAACACCAGAGATGTTTTGGAAAGAACAAATGTTCCTACTCAGTCTGATAATGAGCCCCCAAAGTCTATGGATTCGAATGCCCCGGATACAACTTTTAGTACATCAGTCAAGAACTCAATTAGTGGACTTGTTGCAGACAGAAAAGCCAGAGATGATAAACCTATGATTTCAAGAAGAATTGATACAAATGCTGCTATTGATACCCTTGTCAGATATCAACATGAAAGTT ATGAATTTCGAGGAAATAATATGAGTACGGAGGCATCTCATGTAGAAGGTCAAAGAGGAG GTAGAACACATCTGATTCTCTCAAACTGGGAACAGAAAGGAAGAAATTCTTACCGTCCTGGTCTTGCTTCTGGAAATATCTCTGGGAGATTAAATGCT AGAAGCTATCCTTCACCTTATGAAAACGAGTCGGTCTCAGCCAGCGATGAAGATACTATTGCTGATTTAATAGAACGACATGATCAGTTTGTTGGCTCAATGAGATCTCGATTAGGAAAACTGCAG GTTGTCCTTAACTACTGGCGGAGACATGATATTAGAGGGGCTCTTAGTGCAATAAGCAAAATGGGTGACCAAAGT GTGCTTGCTGATGTCATGAGCCTTTTGGCAGAAAAAACTGATGTTGTCACATTAGATATTTGTTCATGTCTTTTGCCACTCCTGACGGGACTCGTGGAAAGTGATATTGACAG GCATCAAGATATTGCATTGGATTTGCTCATAAAATTGGTGAGAGTATTTGGTTCTGTGATTTACTCTTCACTGTCGGCGCATGCACCTGTTGGTATAGACATCGAGGCGGAGCAAAG GATTGAGCGCTGCAATCTCTGCTATGTGGAACTTGAGAAATTAAAATGCTCCCTTCCTGCTCTTTCAag AAGAGGAGGTAATATTGGCAAGTCAGCACAGGAACTGAATCTGGCGCTGCAGGAAATTTCTTGA
- the LOC121757338 gene encoding uncharacterized protein LOC121757338: MENPLPIAVDFPNQNIQIEFDADAINANSPNPTGDLSDSHRNGTIIRPHLLLPKPDAPPGLLKKSFSFPEKFDSPASAIGKFFREKSNSVSEALKRISSLTKDGNGEEEEDLLVKEFDLVGVKVVKRLKQGTKELNVRISFFSRSNCRDCTAVRSFLRERDLSYVEINIDVYPGRERELRERTGGDSVPQLFFNEKLIGGLAALNSLRNGGMLEAKLEEILGTKCPDDAPAPPVYGFDEEGEVAVMDEMAEIVKVVRQRVPIQDRITKMKFVKNCFSGAELVEELIHQLECGRKKAVEIGKQLARRHFIHHVFGDNEFEDGNHFYRFLEHESFIPNCYNFRGVVNDSKPKDAAAVSRSLTCIMSAIVESYASDDRLKLDYLGISNSEEFRRYVNVVEDLQRIDLLTLSHDEKLAFFLNLHNSMAIHAVIRIGHPGGMIDRRPFFSDFMYVIGGHPYSLNSIRNGILRSNRRPPFSLIKPFSNGDKRLELSFGKVIELIHFGMWNATRGSPRIRFFRCEGIESELKKAAREYFEREDGVQVDLAKRRVYLPRIIKWYSADFCQEKQLPNWIINYLDASKAGLLTHLLSDGGSANIAYQDYDWSLNL; this comes from the exons ATGGAAAATCCTCTACCAATTGCCGTCGATTTCCCCAATCAAAACATCCAAATCGAATTTGATGCCGACGCAATCAATGCGAATTCACCTAACCCTACCGGAGACCTATCGGATTCACACCGGAACGGAACGATCATCCGGCCGCACTTGCTGCTTCCGAAGCCGGATGCGCCGCCGGGGCTACTGAAGAAGTCGTTCTCTTTTCCGGAAAAGTTCGATTCGCCGGCCTCCGCCATCGGAAAATTCTTCCGGGAGAAGAGCAACAGCGTATCGGAGGCGCTGAAGCGCATATCGTCGCTGACGAAGGACGGAAAcggcgaagaagaagaagatcttCTGGTGAAGGAATTCGATCTGGTCGGAGTTAAGGTGGTGAAGAGGCTGAAGCAGGGGACGAAGGAGCTGAACGTGAGAATCAGCTTCTTCTCGAGGTCGAATTGCCGTGACTGCACCGCCGTGCGGTCGTTTCTGCGGGAGAGGGATCTGAGTTACGTGGAGATCAATATCGACGTGTACCcggggagggagagggagttGAGAGAGAGGACCGGCGGCGACTCTGTGCCGCAGTTGTTCTTCAACGAGAAGTTGATCGGAGGACTGGCGGCGCTGAACTCGCTTCGGAACGGCGGGATGCTGGAGGCTAAATTGGAGGAGATTCTGGGGACGAAGTGCCCCGATGACGCGCCGGCGCCGCCGGTGTACGGATTCGATGAGGAAGGCGAGGTGGCGGTGATGGATGAGATGGCGGAGATTGTGAAGGTGGTGCGGCAGAGAGTGCCGATCCAGGATCGCATAACGAAGATGAAATTCGTGAAGAATTGCTTCTCCGGCGCGGAGCTCGTGGAGGAGCTCATCCACCAATTGGAATGCGGCCGGAAAAAG GCCGTTGAGATAGGGAAGCAACTTGCGAGAAGACATTTTATTCATCATGTCTTCGG TGATAATGAATTCGAGGATGGAAATCACTTCTATCGCTTCCTAGAGCATGAGTCCTTCATACCAAATTGCTACAACTTCAGAGGGGTGGTAAATGATTCCAAGCCCAAGGACGCGGCTGCAGTGAGCCGAAGCCTCACTTGCATAATGTCAGCCATAGTCGAGTCCTACGCCTCTGATGATCGGCTTAAACTTGATTACCTTGGAATCAGCAACAGTGAAGAGTTCAGGAG ATATGTAAATGTGGTGGAAGATCTACAGAGAATAGACCTCCTTACTCTTTCCCACGATGAGAAGCTAGCATTCTTTTTGAATCTGCACAACAGTATGGCCATTCATGCTGTTATCAGAATCGGTCACCCTGGAGGAATGATTGACCGGAGGCCCTTCTTTTCCGATTTCATGTATGTAATTGGGGGCCACCCATACTCTTTGAATTCAATCAGAAACGGCATTCTGAGGAGCAACCGGAGACCACCATTCTCGTTGATAAAGCCCTTTAGCAATGGCGACAAGCGCCTGGAG TTAAGTTTTGGCAAAGTCATTGAACTGATTCATTTCGGGATGTGGAATGCAACGAGAGGAAGCCCACGGATCAGGTTCTTCAGATGCGAGGGCATCGAATCTGAACTGAAGAAGGCTGCAAGAGAGTATTTTGAGAGGGAGGACGGCGTGCAGGTAGACTTAGCCAAGAGGAGAGTCTACCTCCCCCGTATTATCAAGTG GTACAGTGCTGATTTCTGTCAAGAGAAACAACTGCCTAATTGGATCATCAACTACTTGGATGCAAGTAAGGCAGGTCTTTTGACGCATCTCCTTAGTGATGGGGGTTCTGCCAACATAGCCTACCAGGATTATGATTGGTCTCTTAACCTCTGA